TGGAGTCTTCTTTGGTTAAATCATTGGGGAGTTTGCTTTTTACGGTCTATGAGAGACTGATTGCTCGGGAGATAGTATGACTGACATTCATCACTTAAAACCCGTCTTGTGGGTGACCTTTGCCTACCTTGTTCTGTATTACGCATTTATGCTCAATGTGTTGAGGGTAAAGCTGAGCGTTGCTGCATCGAGCAAAGCTCAAGGGGTTAAGTTTGATCGATATCAGACGAATGACCCGAGGCTAAGGGCAGCAGACCGTATTCAACTCAATACCTTAGAACATATGCCACCATTTCTGATCCTTCTATGGCTAGACGCAATCATGGGAAGCGTGATGGTGGCAAGTTTCTTGGGCGCTCCGGGGCATACCTCTATTGAAGTTAACGGGAGAGAAGGAAATGTTGATGTAAGAAATCTGATAGGTAAGAAATCTTAAAATCTGAGTCCAGAGAGGCATTTACCTGAGAGGGAGTTGATTTACCCGGTTTGATGGCTGGAGTTGAGAGAGTTGGAGCGATCTTGGGCGACGAATAGTGGAGTTACTGTTGATTGGAAGGCGGAAAGTTCAATTACAGTCGCGCGAGGGAGCAAACTCAGAGGATTTAGTAAATTTTGAATACACTAATGCTGTACCGGCACCTTTACCGGGAATTGTTTGACTTAAGCGGCGTGAGGGAGTGGTAGCTTGATCTGCGGAGGAGCTCTCCAAGGGATCTGGCCCAAGTGTTTACAGAGCCGCTCAATTTCGGATTGGTCCTGAATGACCGAGTTGTAGAAGGAGACTTCGTATACCTTGACCCGCCGTATCCGCCCCTTTCCGCATCAGCTGATTTTACGAGCTATACAGACCAGGACTTTTCGTGGGAAGACCAGGTCAGTCTCAAAGAAGTCTGTGATCAGCTCAATGCACGTGGGGCTCTCTTTCTCCTCTCAAATGCTGGGATTGGTTCTATCCGAGAGCTCTATGAGGGGTACTCGATTGATGAGGTGTCAGCAAAGCGAGCAATAAACTCAAAAGGTGGAAAGCGAGGCGCTGTTCATGAGTTCCTCATCCGGAATTTTTAATACGAAGATAGCGAGCATGGAACGGGGGAAGTCATGGTAGAATACGGGGTAAGCGCTACAGTTGTTGATGGAGTCGGCACAGTTTCTTTCTCGCACCCGAAGGCGAATTCTCTTCCATCTGAGCAGTTACGAGCCCTTTCAGAATCAATAGATCGGTTTAGTAAGGACTCAAAAGTTGGTGTTATCGTCTTACAGAGTGGTGGCGAGAAGGCGTTTTGTGCGGGAGCTTCATTTGATGAGCTGCTTGCTCTTGAGGATGAGGCAGAAGCAGTTGAGTACTTCCTTGGATTCGCGCGAGTTATTTTATCAATGCGTGCTTCAAAGAAGTTCGTTATTGCAAGAGTGCAGGGAAATGCTGTCGGCGGGGCTGTAGGA
The DNA window shown above is from bacterium and carries:
- a CDS encoding MAPEG family protein; translated protein: MTDIHHLKPVLWVTFAYLVLYYAFMLNVLRVKLSVAASSKAQGVKFDRYQTNDPRLRAADRIQLNTLEHMPPFLILLWLDAIMGSVMVASFLGAPGHTSIEVNGREGNVDVRNLIGKKS
- a CDS encoding enoyl-CoA hydratase/isomerase family protein codes for the protein MVEYGVSATVVDGVGTVSFSHPKANSLPSEQLRALSESIDRFSKDSKVGVIVLQSGGEKAFCAGASFDELLALEDEAEAVEYFLGFARVILSMRASKKFVIARVQGNAVGGAVG